The Haloplanus natans DSM 17983 genome has a segment encoding these proteins:
- a CDS encoding sensor histidine kinase — translation MGASIAGSWIIFGYTAIHVISVGLTLGLAVYTARNYWTKQLGRVFTALLAAATIWAAGSLVRLFVSDIDIFVAITAFKYIGITGTPVVFVLFALLYDGKSQWVTRPVIVALSVLPVLTVLVVVTTQMHGLFYSGYTTTTVDGVAIFSIEAVGPWYWLFAIFSWTLMTVGSGLLIHAGLKRSKPYRLQLLVLLPAIGISWTTNILYVVWSWPHPALDPTPIGFAATSLLLGYGLFSTQLVDISPTARSLVFEVTDNPVLVVNQTDRIVDANDAAQPLLSDDDIVGNELTQALIGDLAEQIASDSDTVEIATGQRLRHYRYRERSDPDKLDGRVLIFTEITKLQNTQEATEQAHEQLRQIIDLVPDPLYVKTLDDEVLLSNAANAELHGLIPETMEGTREETIESDVENIENFDKYQQREIEVIETGNPLTHEETLVGPNGNKHTFRTTRIPFKTARKAEDAVLGYARDITEIKEYERELEEAKQNLEESHEQIEQTNEELETLNRILRHDIRNDVVVMSRLGAELEQHVDKDGAELLEQLLDRGEHIRNLTTGLRDLMRTVLDETCDLRPVRLDATLESEVRDITRSYEDAVVTIEDVPRVHVQANQMLSSVFRNLLENAILHNDSEIPEVTVSAQERTDRVEVRISDNGPGVPEDIREDIFGKGEKGLDSKGTGIGLYLVTQLLDDYGGEAWIEDNDPTGATFVVELLQESPTERHSVEV, via the coding sequence ATGGGGGCGAGCATAGCAGGATCGTGGATTATCTTTGGATACACCGCTATCCACGTTATTAGCGTCGGGCTAACGCTTGGTTTGGCAGTGTATACTGCTCGCAACTACTGGACCAAACAACTCGGTCGGGTATTTACTGCGTTGCTTGCGGCGGCAACTATCTGGGCTGCTGGATCACTGGTCCGATTATTCGTCTCGGATATCGATATCTTCGTCGCCATTACTGCGTTCAAATACATCGGCATTACCGGGACCCCGGTGGTGTTTGTCCTGTTCGCCCTACTCTACGATGGGAAATCACAGTGGGTCACACGGCCCGTCATCGTCGCTCTGTCTGTGCTACCCGTACTTACTGTTCTGGTCGTTGTGACAACACAAATGCATGGCTTGTTCTACAGTGGCTATACGACAACAACGGTAGACGGGGTTGCTATTTTTTCTATAGAGGCTGTTGGACCGTGGTATTGGCTGTTTGCCATCTTCAGCTGGACACTGATGACCGTTGGGTCAGGCCTGCTTATTCACGCTGGTCTCAAGCGTTCCAAGCCCTACCGGCTACAGTTGCTCGTCCTCCTGCCTGCTATTGGGATTTCGTGGACCACTAACATCCTCTACGTGGTCTGGAGTTGGCCACATCCTGCTCTCGATCCGACCCCAATCGGATTCGCTGCAACCAGTCTCCTGCTTGGATACGGGCTGTTTTCCACACAACTTGTCGATATATCCCCCACTGCGCGATCACTGGTGTTTGAGGTAACCGACAACCCAGTACTCGTTGTGAATCAAACCGACCGTATCGTCGATGCCAACGATGCGGCCCAACCGCTGTTGTCGGATGATGATATAGTCGGAAACGAACTGACACAAGCTCTCATTGGCGATCTCGCCGAACAAATTGCGTCCGATTCAGACACTGTCGAAATTGCCACGGGCCAAAGATTGCGCCACTATCGGTATCGAGAGCGATCTGACCCGGACAAACTGGATGGACGAGTGCTCATTTTCACCGAAATTACTAAGTTGCAAAACACGCAGGAAGCCACAGAACAGGCCCATGAACAACTTCGTCAGATCATCGATCTTGTCCCCGACCCACTCTATGTGAAGACACTGGACGATGAGGTACTCCTCTCCAATGCGGCGAATGCCGAGTTACACGGATTGATACCGGAAACAATGGAAGGAACACGCGAAGAAACAATCGAGTCAGATGTCGAAAATATTGAAAACTTCGATAAATATCAGCAGCGAGAAATTGAGGTGATCGAAACCGGCAACCCCTTGACCCATGAAGAGACCCTCGTTGGTCCCAACGGTAACAAACACACGTTCCGAACAACGAGAATTCCATTTAAAACTGCACGAAAAGCCGAAGACGCGGTTCTGGGCTACGCCCGTGACATAACCGAGATTAAAGAATACGAGCGGGAGCTTGAAGAGGCCAAGCAAAACCTCGAAGAATCACACGAGCAGATCGAACAGACAAATGAAGAATTAGAGACGCTCAACCGGATTCTCCGTCATGATATCCGTAATGACGTGGTGGTCATGTCCCGGCTGGGAGCAGAACTCGAACAACACGTCGACAAAGATGGAGCGGAACTGTTAGAGCAATTGTTGGACCGTGGTGAACACATCAGGAATCTCACGACAGGGCTCCGGGATCTGATGCGGACAGTGCTTGATGAGACCTGCGACCTGAGACCGGTGCGACTCGATGCAACTCTTGAATCTGAGGTCAGAGACATCACTCGGAGTTACGAAGATGCCGTTGTCACCATAGAAGATGTTCCCCGTGTACACGTCCAGGCAAATCAGATGCTGTCATCGGTCTTCCGGAATCTTCTCGAAAACGCCATACTACATAATGATAGTGAGATCCCCGAGGTAACTGTGTCGGCACAGGAGCGAACAGACCGAGTTGAGGTCCGGATCAGTGACAACGGCCCGGGTGTGCCTGAAGACATCAGAGAAGATATCTTCGGAAAGGGTGAGAAGGGACTTGATAGCAAGGGGACGGGAATTGGACTCTATCTCGTCACTCAACTGCTGGATGACTACGGTGGCGAGGCCTGGATTGAAGACAACGATCCCACTGGGGCTACTTTTGTTGTTGAACTACTCCAGGAGTCGCCGACGGAACGACACTCGGTTGAGGTGTGA
- a CDS encoding response regulator, translating to MDDTPRLVETGRRQLEQYDDRIEVDSAQSAAEALKQLADEQIDCLISDYSMPGTNGVEFLQTVREEWPTLPFILYTSSQSETMITEALAAGMTDYVQKRGGTANLKVLGHKIVSAVEARRLSQTQKQLLSGIEAIDVGVGILNKHDQVVYANNSFLKYLEADEQGLRGTQLALLLGFRLETRRSGQKHRRGRRNSSRSAPV from the coding sequence GTGGACGATACCCCACGACTCGTCGAAACGGGCAGGCGACAGTTAGAGCAGTACGATGACCGGATTGAAGTCGACTCCGCACAAAGTGCGGCCGAGGCGCTGAAGCAGCTTGCTGATGAGCAAATAGACTGTCTCATCTCGGATTACTCGATGCCCGGGACAAATGGGGTCGAATTTCTGCAGACCGTCCGCGAAGAGTGGCCAACATTACCGTTCATCCTCTATACAAGTAGTCAATCTGAAACGATGATAACTGAGGCACTCGCGGCGGGGATGACCGATTACGTCCAAAAGCGGGGTGGAACGGCGAATCTGAAGGTTCTTGGACACAAAATCGTGAGCGCAGTCGAAGCGCGGCGGCTTTCGCAAACCCAAAAACAGCTCCTCAGCGGAATAGAAGCAATCGATGTTGGTGTCGGTATCCTCAACAAACACGATCAGGTTGTCTACGCGAACAATTCCTTTCTCAAGTATCTTGAGGCCGACGAACAGGGGCTCCGAGGGACACAACTAGCACTACTTCTGGGGTTTAGGCTGGAAACAAGGAGATCTGGGCAGAAACATCGACGAGGCCGGCGCAACTCGTCGCGATCTGCTCCGGTTTGA